One window of Cupriavidus oxalaticus genomic DNA carries:
- a CDS encoding DUF2955 domain-containing protein: protein MSTDSPATVPAASRPPPSPRARRALRLAGGTAWCLAASFGLGLPIPMLAPVLAIFLLASMNRPLAFKTGVGLALVVMLTTGSGLLLIPLLRHYPVSGVLLTGLCLFLAFRYGLRGGNNLVSTFLVVGLTMISSAGTFDFGLAVTVIAALVKGLLLAVLALALGHWLFPEPAGTPAAPPASALPDDLAAWVALRAALVVMPAFLLTMTDPTTYMPIIMKAVSLGRQSCTTSARNAGRELLGSTLLGGLLAIAFWGALSLFVHLWMYFLWMLLFALLVARKLYGLSPSRQAPGFWLNTLVTLVILLGQSVQDSAAGKDVYTAFVVRMGLFIGVTLYAWLMIELLDQPRAMRRGQPQSSQ from the coding sequence ATGTCTACTGACAGCCCGGCGACGGTACCGGCGGCATCGCGGCCGCCGCCCTCGCCGCGCGCACGGCGCGCGCTGCGCCTGGCCGGCGGCACCGCGTGGTGCCTGGCGGCCAGCTTCGGCCTGGGCCTGCCGATCCCGATGCTCGCGCCAGTGCTGGCCATATTCCTGCTCGCCAGCATGAACCGTCCGCTGGCGTTCAAGACCGGCGTGGGCCTGGCGCTGGTGGTGATGCTGACCACCGGCAGCGGCCTGCTGCTGATTCCCTTGCTGCGCCACTACCCGGTCAGCGGCGTGCTGCTGACCGGCCTGTGCCTGTTCCTGGCATTCCGCTACGGCTTGCGCGGCGGCAACAACCTGGTGTCGACCTTCCTGGTGGTCGGCCTGACCATGATCTCGTCGGCCGGCACCTTCGACTTCGGCCTGGCCGTGACGGTCATTGCCGCGCTGGTCAAGGGGCTGCTGCTGGCGGTGCTGGCGCTGGCGCTCGGGCATTGGCTTTTTCCCGAGCCCGCGGGCACACCGGCGGCGCCCCCGGCCAGCGCGCTGCCGGACGACCTGGCGGCGTGGGTCGCACTGCGCGCGGCGCTGGTGGTGATGCCAGCCTTCCTGCTCACGATGACCGATCCCACCACCTACATGCCGATCATCATGAAGGCGGTCAGCCTGGGCCGGCAGAGCTGCACCACTTCTGCGCGCAACGCGGGCCGCGAGCTGCTGGGCTCGACGCTGCTCGGCGGCCTGCTGGCGATCGCATTCTGGGGCGCGCTCAGCCTGTTCGTGCACCTGTGGATGTATTTCCTGTGGATGCTGCTGTTTGCGCTGCTGGTGGCGCGCAAGCTCTATGGGCTCAGCCCCTCGCGCCAGGCGCCCGGCTTCTGGCTCAATACGCTGGTGACGCTGGTCATCCTGCTGGGGCAGTCGGTGCAGGACAGCGCGGCCGGCAAGGACGTCTATACCGCCTTTGTCGTGCGCATGGGGCTGTTTATCGGCGTCACGCTGTACGCGTGGCTGATGATCGAGCTGCTGGACCAGCCGCGCGCGATGCGCAGAGGGCAACCGCAGTCGTCGCAATAG
- a CDS encoding MarR family winged helix-turn-helix transcriptional regulator: MKATDKAAAADPKLSDFLCFAVYSANLAFGKAYKPVLEQLGLTYTQYITIVALWEEDNQTVGSLGEKLFLESNTLTPILKKLEAMGYVERQRDPEDERQVRVSLTRTGRRLREKRLEGSLAEATGLAPDEFARLQKAVATLRNNLIRSVRSGD; encoded by the coding sequence ATGAAAGCCACCGACAAGGCCGCCGCCGCGGACCCCAAGCTGTCCGATTTCCTCTGCTTCGCCGTCTATTCCGCCAACCTGGCGTTCGGCAAGGCGTACAAGCCCGTCCTCGAACAACTGGGGCTGACCTACACGCAATACATCACCATCGTGGCGTTGTGGGAGGAAGACAACCAGACCGTGGGCAGCCTGGGCGAGAAGCTTTTCCTGGAATCGAACACGCTGACGCCGATCCTGAAGAAGCTCGAAGCCATGGGATACGTGGAACGGCAGCGCGATCCCGAGGACGAGCGCCAGGTGCGGGTCAGCCTGACCCGCACTGGCCGCCGCCTGCGCGAAAAGCGCCTCGAAGGCAGCCTGGCCGAAGCCACCGGCCTGGCGCCGGACGAATTCGCACGCCTGCAGAAGGCGGTGGCGACGCTGCGCAACAACCTGATCCGGTCGGTCAGGTCCGGCGACTGA
- a CDS encoding Ohr family peroxiredoxin: MSKIDKVLATGKTYTTLSAAGNTPRGHDGTVDMRLSSPGSEANPNHVFDGSDAHPTAERLFAAAWSACYISAVGLAAKTHKLTLPSDLAVEIEVDLGQTGREYLLQARLNVRMPGVPHDVATAVAHAADEICPYSKATRGNIDVAINVITG, translated from the coding sequence ATGAGCAAGATCGACAAAGTCCTGGCCACCGGCAAGACCTACACCACCCTCAGCGCCGCCGGCAACACGCCCCGCGGGCATGACGGCACCGTCGACATGCGGCTGTCGTCGCCCGGCAGCGAAGCCAACCCCAACCATGTCTTCGATGGCAGCGATGCGCATCCCACCGCCGAGCGCCTGTTCGCGGCCGCGTGGTCGGCGTGCTACATCAGCGCGGTAGGCCTGGCGGCCAAGACGCACAAGCTGACCCTGCCGTCCGACCTGGCCGTCGAGATCGAGGTGGACCTGGGCCAGACCGGCCGCGAGTACCTGCTGCAGGCCCGCCTGAACGTGCGCATGCCCGGCGTGCCGCATGACGTGGCGACGGCGGTGGCCCATGCCGCTGACGAAATCTGCCCGTACTCCAAGGCCACGCGCGGCAACATCGACGTGGCGATCAACGTCATCACCGGCTGA
- a CDS encoding LysR substrate-binding domain-containing protein, with protein MASQPSPSRISLRLLRYFAATAESGSTAAAARLLNVSQPSISVAIRELEALFDEALFARDAGTRLALTRFGARKLAEARRILGAATAFEIDQRGDGDAGEVRIGVFRTLAPAYLPAVLRVARERYPRLAVRFVEGDLAQLEDWLHGGQIELALTYDVGLPAEIGREVLAELRPYGLVPAGSKLARGKAAISLHALAREPLILIDLPHSREFLMAPFWQFGLQPEVRYRATSLELARSMVANGLGSALLITQAPASGQSASVVEKPILEETVRQPLVIAQAGTGQTRAAALLAECVREAVRDTMAARGPRKAGTAPSRKLG; from the coding sequence ATGGCATCGCAGCCATCTCCTTCGCGCATCTCGCTGCGCCTGTTGCGCTACTTCGCCGCCACGGCGGAATCCGGCAGCACCGCCGCCGCTGCGCGGCTGCTCAATGTCTCGCAGCCTTCCATTTCGGTCGCCATCCGCGAGCTGGAAGCCTTGTTCGACGAAGCCCTGTTCGCCCGCGATGCGGGCACCAGGCTGGCGCTGACCCGCTTCGGGGCACGCAAGCTGGCGGAAGCGCGCCGGATCCTGGGCGCGGCAACGGCATTCGAGATCGACCAGCGCGGCGACGGCGATGCCGGCGAGGTGCGCATCGGCGTGTTCCGCACGCTGGCGCCGGCCTACCTGCCGGCGGTGCTGCGCGTGGCACGCGAGCGCTATCCCCGGCTCGCAGTGCGTTTTGTCGAAGGCGACCTGGCCCAGCTCGAAGACTGGCTGCACGGTGGCCAGATCGAGCTGGCGCTGACCTACGACGTGGGGCTGCCTGCCGAGATCGGCCGCGAAGTGCTGGCGGAACTGCGGCCCTACGGGCTGGTGCCGGCCGGCTCGAAGCTGGCCCGCGGCAAGGCCGCAATCTCGCTGCACGCGCTGGCGCGCGAGCCGCTGATCCTGATCGACCTGCCACACAGCCGCGAATTCCTGATGGCGCCGTTCTGGCAATTCGGCCTGCAGCCGGAGGTGCGCTACCGCGCCACGTCGCTGGAACTGGCGCGCAGCATGGTGGCGAACGGGCTGGGTTCCGCGTTGCTGATCACGCAGGCGCCGGCCTCCGGCCAGTCGGCCAGCGTCGTGGAAAAGCCAATCCTCGAGGAAACCGTGCGCCAGCCGCTGGTGATCGCGCAGGCGGGTACCGGCCAGACGCGCGCGGCGGCGCTACTGGCGGAATGCGTGCGCGAAGCCGTACGCGATACGATGGCGGCGCGCGGCCCCAGGAAAGCCGGTACTGCGCCGTCGCGAAAACTAGGGTAG
- a CDS encoding efflux transporter outer membrane subunit, whose product MPVRNRPNGMLLAGVLCLGACARVGPDFQPQREAWTASWDSPALQGAIEQRPAPDLGQWWQVFGDPTLERLIAEADANNAGLRIAGLRVMEARAQLGIAQSGRYPQLQQVSTDALYTSSRQAGGRNPQNSRFWQFSAGFDIGWELDFWGRFSRAIESADAAYFAARANHEDVLVLLRAQVAETYFALRTAEARLRIARDNARLQQRSFEITERLFRSGETDELDLQQAKTQYLGTLSSIPEFEGQILRTRNALAVLAGHPPGALPELPELAEREGALPLLDRAVVQDVPVSLLVRRPDVRAAELQIAAQSALIGVAEADLYPSLSLLGSIVWSASTLAGTPNTLALVGGPSLRWNVFDYGRIRNNVRVQDARLQQLIVAYQDAVRQAAREADDAASGLLKSLEREEILREGTVAANRSLSLANSLYREGYSDFQRVLDAQRALAAQQDAYVLNRSSAVSNLIALYKALGGGWHSELPLVDPATRQQMQQRTNWGDLFEEAARPAVPAGAGVPATPRQVSNAEAR is encoded by the coding sequence ATGCCCGTGCGCAACCGGCCGAACGGAATGCTGCTGGCCGGCGTGCTGTGCCTGGGCGCATGCGCGCGGGTGGGCCCCGACTTCCAGCCGCAGCGCGAGGCGTGGACGGCCTCATGGGACAGCCCGGCGCTGCAGGGCGCGATTGAGCAGCGCCCGGCGCCCGACCTGGGGCAGTGGTGGCAGGTATTCGGCGACCCGACGCTGGAGCGCCTGATCGCCGAGGCCGATGCCAACAACGCCGGACTGCGCATCGCCGGCCTGCGCGTGATGGAAGCGCGCGCGCAGCTCGGCATCGCCCAGAGCGGCCGCTACCCGCAGCTGCAGCAGGTGAGCACCGATGCGCTGTACACCTCCAGCCGCCAGGCCGGCGGGCGCAACCCGCAGAACAGCCGCTTCTGGCAGTTCAGCGCGGGCTTCGACATCGGCTGGGAGCTGGATTTCTGGGGGCGCTTCAGCCGCGCCATCGAATCGGCCGATGCCGCGTACTTTGCCGCGCGCGCCAACCACGAGGATGTGCTGGTGCTGCTGCGCGCCCAGGTGGCCGAGACCTACTTCGCGCTGCGCACCGCCGAGGCGCGGCTGCGCATCGCCCGCGACAATGCCCGGCTGCAGCAGCGCAGCTTTGAAATCACCGAGCGGCTGTTCCGCAGCGGCGAGACCGACGAGCTCGACCTGCAGCAAGCCAAGACGCAGTACCTGGGCACGCTCAGCAGCATCCCCGAGTTCGAGGGCCAGATCCTGCGCACGCGCAATGCGCTGGCGGTGCTGGCGGGCCACCCTCCCGGCGCGCTGCCGGAGCTGCCCGAACTCGCGGAGCGGGAAGGGGCACTCCCGCTGCTCGACCGCGCCGTGGTGCAGGACGTGCCGGTCAGCCTGCTGGTGCGCCGTCCGGATGTGCGCGCCGCGGAGCTGCAGATTGCGGCGCAGTCGGCGTTGATCGGCGTGGCCGAGGCCGATCTCTACCCGTCGCTGTCGCTCTTGGGCAGCATCGTCTGGTCCGCCAGCACGCTGGCCGGCACGCCCAACACGCTGGCGCTGGTGGGCGGGCCCAGCCTGCGCTGGAACGTGTTCGACTATGGCCGCATCCGCAACAACGTGCGGGTGCAGGACGCACGCCTGCAGCAGCTGATCGTGGCCTACCAGGACGCGGTGCGGCAGGCCGCGCGCGAAGCCGACGATGCCGCCAGCGGCCTGCTCAAGTCGCTGGAGCGCGAAGAGATCCTGCGCGAAGGCACGGTCGCCGCCAACCGTTCGCTGTCGCTGGCCAACTCGCTCTACCGCGAGGGCTATTCCGACTTCCAGCGCGTGCTGGACGCGCAGCGGGCGCTGGCGGCCCAGCAGGATGCCTACGTGCTCAACCGCAGCAGCGCCGTGAGCAACCTGATCGCGCTGTACAAGGCGCTGGGCGGCGGCTGGCACAGCGAACTGCCTCTGGTCGACCCGGCGACGCGCCAGCAGATGCAGCAGCGCACCAACTGGGGCGACCTGTTCGAAGAAGCCGCGCGGCCGGCCGTGCCTGCGGGGGCGGGCGTTCCGGCGACACCACGGCAGGTATCCAACGCGGAGGCCCGATGA
- a CDS encoding PIN domain-containing protein, whose amino-acid sequence MLDEEFAERVLPFDENAAVHYAALVSQRERNGRPISMADAQIAAICRHNGATLATRNGKDFDGTGIVLANPWVD is encoded by the coding sequence ATGCTCGACGAGGAGTTTGCCGAGCGGGTGCTTCCGTTCGACGAGAACGCCGCCGTGCACTATGCCGCGCTCGTTTCACAGCGAGAGCGCAATGGTCGTCCGATCAGCATGGCAGATGCGCAGATTGCTGCCATTTGCAGGCATAACGGCGCCACGCTCGCCACGCGCAACGGAAAGGACTTCGATGGGACCGGGATCGTTTTGGCCAACCCCTGGGTGGATTGA
- a CDS encoding MFS transporter codes for MRALIFCSVQFLLAVTWTLYVAFLPQLATQAGIPRAQVAWILVMDQVIFVAMDLALGIAADRVANGMRRLGGWILALSVVSALAFVLLPSASSPVLLLALTALWAATSSALRAPPMVIIARRLQGSASSFLVLASLLGIGLAGAVAPVLTARLREASPLIPFAAASAALVVAVVALRWVELPPASQRADAAPIASAGPRRLWLLFAAVWLLALGFQVHTAINSGPAYLRFVASAELVRVMPAFWIGFALCVLLPETPWLRRFPACVLLLAASVLGALALSGFIAAASLQAVLAAQCLAGGMWGIMFGAAANAALDAGRVGREGRLTGLVFAVLAIAAFLRIAAVASGAAKGAILASLMPWMPALAWSAGALLLAFFVAANLPYLATRAQVARPPA; via the coding sequence ATGCGCGCATTGATCTTCTGCTCCGTGCAGTTCCTGCTGGCGGTCACGTGGACCCTCTACGTGGCGTTCCTGCCGCAGCTCGCCACGCAGGCAGGCATCCCGCGCGCGCAGGTTGCGTGGATCCTGGTGATGGACCAGGTGATCTTCGTAGCCATGGACCTGGCGCTGGGCATCGCCGCCGACCGTGTCGCCAACGGCATGCGCCGGCTCGGCGGCTGGATCCTGGCGCTGTCGGTGGTTTCCGCGCTGGCGTTCGTGCTGCTGCCTTCGGCTTCCTCGCCGGTGCTGCTGCTTGCCCTGACCGCGTTGTGGGCCGCCACCTCTTCGGCCCTGCGCGCGCCGCCCATGGTGATCATCGCGCGGCGGCTGCAGGGATCGGCTTCGTCGTTCCTGGTGTTGGCGTCGCTGCTCGGCATCGGCCTGGCCGGCGCGGTGGCACCGGTGCTGACGGCGCGGCTGCGCGAGGCTTCGCCGTTGATCCCCTTTGCCGCGGCCAGCGCGGCACTGGTGGTGGCCGTGGTCGCGCTGCGCTGGGTTGAATTGCCGCCGGCAAGCCAACGGGCTGACGCGGCGCCGATTGCCAGTGCCGGCCCGCGGCGCCTGTGGCTGCTGTTCGCGGCGGTCTGGCTGCTCGCGCTGGGCTTCCAGGTCCACACCGCGATCAACTCCGGACCGGCCTACCTTCGCTTCGTTGCCAGCGCCGAGCTGGTGCGGGTGATGCCGGCGTTCTGGATCGGCTTCGCGCTGTGCGTGCTGCTGCCCGAGACACCATGGCTGCGGCGCTTTCCCGCCTGCGTGCTGCTGCTCGCCGCGTCGGTGCTGGGCGCGCTGGCCTTGTCCGGGTTCATTGCCGCCGCTTCGCTGCAGGCGGTGCTGGCCGCGCAATGCCTGGCCGGCGGCATGTGGGGAATCATGTTTGGCGCGGCGGCCAATGCCGCGCTCGATGCCGGGCGTGTGGGCCGCGAAGGCAGGCTCACCGGACTGGTGTTTGCCGTGCTGGCCATCGCCGCTTTCCTGCGCATCGCCGCGGTGGCCTCCGGCGCCGCCAAGGGCGCGATACTGGCCAGCCTGATGCCGTGGATGCCGGCGCTCGCATGGAGCGCGGGGGCGCTGCTGCTGGCGTTCTTCGTCGCGGCAAACCTGCCCTATCTCGCCACGCGCGCTCAGGTAGCAAGGCCACCGGCGTGA
- a CDS encoding HlyD family secretion protein — protein sequence MSDTPQPAAVPPEPASPPPPPPPPPPAAAATADPARKGIRWVLVLIAVSLVWYLLADRLTPYTQQARVQAFVVPVASEVAGRVTRVHVRNNQDVAAGTVLFEVDPQHYRIAADRARADLESTRRQIGASTAGIESAQAALRAARANEVKARQDSERLERLYREDQGTISLRRLEIARASLEAATAQVAAARAEVQRAREQEGGSAEDNAKLRSAAAALEKAELDLANTSVRARSAGLVTDLRTETGQFAAAGNPVMTLITIHDVWINAEMTENNLGHVVPGTPVAIVLDSLPGRVFTGRVRSVGYGVSVGGPPTQPGSLPTVQNSRDWLRPAQRFPVTVEFDPGQLSSLRGVRVGGQAEVMAFPTEGNPLNPLGRAFLYLMSWLSYVY from the coding sequence ATGAGCGACACGCCACAGCCCGCAGCAGTCCCGCCGGAGCCAGCATCGCCACCGCCGCCGCCGCCGCCGCCGCCGCCCGCCGCGGCAGCGACCGCCGATCCGGCCAGGAAAGGCATTCGCTGGGTGCTCGTGCTGATCGCCGTGAGCCTGGTGTGGTACCTGCTGGCCGACCGGCTCACGCCCTATACCCAGCAGGCGCGCGTGCAGGCCTTCGTGGTGCCGGTGGCGTCGGAGGTGGCGGGGCGCGTGACCCGCGTCCATGTGCGCAACAACCAGGACGTGGCGGCCGGCACGGTGCTGTTCGAGGTCGACCCGCAGCACTACCGGATCGCCGCCGACCGCGCGCGCGCCGACCTGGAGTCGACGCGCCGGCAGATCGGCGCCAGCACCGCCGGCATCGAATCGGCGCAGGCGGCGCTGCGCGCAGCGCGCGCCAACGAGGTCAAGGCGCGCCAGGACAGCGAACGCCTGGAGCGCCTGTACCGCGAGGACCAGGGCACCATATCGCTGCGCCGGCTGGAGATCGCGCGTGCCAGCCTGGAAGCAGCCACCGCGCAGGTGGCCGCGGCCCGCGCCGAGGTCCAGCGCGCGCGCGAGCAGGAGGGCGGCAGCGCCGAAGACAACGCCAAGCTGCGCAGCGCCGCCGCCGCGCTGGAAAAGGCCGAGCTGGACCTGGCCAATACCAGCGTGCGCGCGCGCTCGGCCGGGCTGGTCACCGATCTGCGCACCGAGACCGGCCAGTTTGCCGCTGCGGGCAATCCGGTGATGACGCTGATCACCATCCACGACGTATGGATCAACGCGGAGATGACCGAGAACAACCTTGGCCACGTGGTGCCCGGCACGCCGGTGGCGATCGTGCTGGATTCGCTGCCGGGGCGGGTCTTCACCGGGCGCGTGCGCAGTGTCGGCTATGGTGTCAGTGTCGGCGGCCCCCCCACGCAGCCCGGCAGCCTGCCGACGGTGCAGAACAGCCGCGACTGGCTGCGCCCGGCCCAGCGTTTCCCGGTGACGGTGGAATTCGATCCCGGCCAGTTGTCGTCGCTGCGCGGCGTGCGCGTGGGCGGGCAGGCGGAGGTCATGGCGTTTCCGACGGAAGGCAATCCGCTCAACCCGCTCGGCCGCGCCTTCCTGTACCTGATGAGCTGGCTGTCCTATGTCTACTGA
- a CDS encoding adenylate/guanylate cyclase domain-containing protein, whose protein sequence is MFADICDSTRLYDKAGDAVALAAIRQCLALMKARAALAQGRVVKTIGDEIMVLFPAADHAMQAALDMQEGVAGLAPIAGIALSIHIGFHHGPILSDEGGDVFGDTVNLAARLVKLASRGQIITSKHAVEQLSAPLRQMTRALYPIQVRGKLQLIELYEAIWQQNTELTLVAPVDVAARRSLFLSLRYRDTLFEMDATSAPLTIGRDSTMSIVILDRQVSRFQATVEPRGGRFVLIDRSSNGTHVRIDGEDSLMLRRDEITLRGHGWITFSAPGDAGQEAIEFFVEED, encoded by the coding sequence ATGTTCGCGGACATCTGCGACAGCACGCGGCTTTACGACAAGGCCGGCGACGCGGTGGCACTCGCCGCCATCCGCCAATGCCTGGCGCTGATGAAGGCGCGCGCCGCGCTCGCGCAAGGGCGCGTGGTCAAGACCATCGGCGACGAAATCATGGTGCTGTTCCCCGCCGCCGATCACGCGATGCAGGCCGCACTCGACATGCAGGAGGGTGTGGCCGGGCTGGCACCGATCGCCGGCATAGCCTTGTCGATCCATATCGGTTTCCACCATGGCCCGATCCTGTCGGACGAAGGCGGCGACGTGTTCGGCGACACGGTCAACCTGGCCGCGCGGCTGGTCAAGCTGGCCTCGCGCGGACAGATCATCACCAGCAAGCATGCCGTGGAGCAGCTATCGGCACCGCTGCGGCAGATGACGCGCGCGCTGTATCCGATCCAGGTGCGCGGCAAGCTGCAGCTGATCGAGCTGTACGAGGCGATCTGGCAGCAGAACACCGAGCTGACCCTGGTCGCCCCAGTTGATGTCGCGGCGCGCCGCTCGCTGTTCCTGTCGCTGCGCTACCGCGACACGCTGTTCGAGATGGACGCCACCTCGGCGCCGCTGACCATCGGCCGCGACAGCACCATGAGCATCGTCATCCTCGACCGGCAGGTGTCGCGCTTCCAGGCGACTGTCGAGCCGCGCGGCGGCCGCTTCGTGCTGATCGACCGCAGTTCCAACGGCACCCATGTCCGCATCGACGGCGAAGACAGCCTGATGCTGCGCCGTGACGAGATCACGCTGCGGGGCCACGGCTGGATCACGTTCTCCGCACCCGGCGATGCCGGCCAGGAGGCGATCGAGTTCTTTGTCGAGGAAGACTGA
- a CDS encoding ferritin-like domain-containing protein: protein MAEIEKDKVVGVLNQILEAELAGVVRYTHYSFLVFGFGRIPVVSWLREQANESLLHAQQAGEWITTLGAYPSLGIAALLDSHTTDIGTILRESLATERQALDLYRQLLTLVEGRSVALEEYARESIQLEELHAGEVDKMLRKPGQP, encoded by the coding sequence ATGGCGGAAATCGAGAAAGACAAGGTCGTCGGGGTGCTGAACCAGATACTGGAAGCCGAACTCGCCGGGGTTGTGCGCTATACGCACTATTCCTTCCTGGTGTTCGGCTTCGGCCGCATTCCCGTAGTGTCCTGGCTGCGCGAACAGGCCAACGAATCGTTGCTCCATGCGCAGCAGGCCGGGGAGTGGATCACCACGCTGGGCGCGTATCCCTCGCTCGGCATCGCGGCGCTGCTGGACAGCCACACCACCGACATCGGCACCATCCTGCGCGAATCGCTGGCGACCGAGCGGCAGGCGCTGGACCTGTACCGCCAGCTGCTGACCCTGGTCGAGGGCCGCTCGGTGGCGCTGGAAGAATATGCGCGCGAGTCGATCCAGCTGGAGGAACTGCATGCCGGCGAGGTCGACAAGATGCTGCGCAAGCCCGGACAGCCCTAG
- a CDS encoding BPL-N domain-containing protein, which produces MSKHKILTYVDAGASDWTACLMRTIGHQLQAGAYEIRAVMADDIRHDPTLFDDAVMFVMPGGADLPYCAALNGAPNARIRSFIERGGVYLGICAGAYYACRELAFHAGTSGAICGARELRFVDAVAVGSLPDLTGGRLYDGTPRTAAAVEIRTTDHLTPTPVSLYMHYHGGCLFDFGGEPGPGTQVLAVYTGMAGSPPAIVSARVGYGRAILTGVHVEISERECKDALRGHSDMDAHVHVCHRLAETGETQLAVFRQLLAHGGLALG; this is translated from the coding sequence ATGTCCAAGCACAAGATCCTGACGTATGTCGACGCCGGCGCCTCCGACTGGACCGCCTGCCTGATGCGCACCATCGGCCACCAGCTGCAGGCCGGCGCCTACGAAATCCGCGCGGTCATGGCCGACGATATCCGCCACGACCCTACGCTGTTCGACGATGCGGTGATGTTCGTGATGCCGGGCGGCGCCGACCTGCCCTACTGCGCGGCGCTCAATGGCGCACCCAACGCGCGCATCCGCAGCTTTATCGAACGGGGCGGCGTCTACCTGGGCATCTGCGCCGGCGCCTACTACGCGTGCCGGGAGCTTGCTTTTCACGCCGGCACCTCGGGCGCGATCTGCGGCGCCCGCGAGTTGCGCTTTGTCGACGCGGTGGCGGTCGGCTCGCTGCCCGACCTCACCGGCGGACGCTTGTACGACGGCACGCCGCGCACCGCCGCGGCCGTGGAGATCCGCACCACCGATCACCTGACACCGACACCGGTCTCTCTCTACATGCACTACCACGGCGGCTGCCTGTTCGATTTCGGGGGTGAGCCCGGCCCGGGTACGCAGGTGCTGGCGGTCTACACCGGCATGGCCGGCTCCCCGCCTGCGATCGTGTCCGCGCGCGTGGGCTATGGGCGCGCCATCCTGACGGGGGTCCACGTGGAGATTTCCGAGCGCGAGTGCAAGGACGCGCTGCGCGGCCACAGCGACATGGATGCCCACGTGCACGTGTGCCACCGGCTGGCCGAGACCGGCGAAACCCAGCTGGCGGTCTTCCGCCAGTTGCTGGCGCATGGCGGGCTGGCGCTGGGATAA
- a CDS encoding AI-2E family transporter, which translates to MLPTPISEKALSRGLLDVLIRAGLIAVLAVFCFQIFHPFVDLLLWSVILAVTIYPLQVRLRARMGGHDGRVATLIVVLVLAIILVPTYLLGQALVDSVENAIAMVRDDRVHIPMPAESVAAWPVVGQRLYDFWLQAATDMSAVMEKLMPQLKGVSLALLGKLAGVGVALLVLLFALIIAGIIMAYGEEGTRSARQIASRVFGPERGPRLAMLCTATIRAVAQGVVGIAFIQMLLIGVAFVVKGIPGAGLLALAVLLLGIMQLPATLITIPVIIFVFATEGASVATIVFAVYTFVAGLADNVLKPLMLGRGVDVPMPVVLIGALGGMVTGGVIGLFIGPVMLAVAYRLFWQWVEDQPPPQPAQPVPESIEQTAE; encoded by the coding sequence ATGTTGCCCACGCCCATTTCCGAGAAGGCGCTGTCCCGCGGGTTGCTTGACGTCCTGATCCGCGCCGGGCTGATCGCTGTGCTGGCGGTTTTCTGCTTCCAGATCTTCCACCCGTTTGTCGATCTGCTGCTGTGGTCAGTGATCCTGGCGGTCACCATATACCCGCTGCAGGTCAGGCTGCGCGCCCGCATGGGAGGGCATGACGGGCGTGTCGCCACGCTGATCGTCGTGCTGGTCCTTGCCATCATCCTGGTGCCGACCTACCTGCTGGGCCAGGCACTGGTCGATTCGGTGGAGAACGCCATCGCCATGGTCCGGGACGACCGCGTGCATATCCCGATGCCGGCGGAGTCGGTCGCCGCGTGGCCGGTCGTCGGGCAGCGCCTCTACGATTTCTGGCTGCAGGCTGCCACCGACATGAGCGCGGTGATGGAAAAGCTGATGCCGCAACTCAAGGGCGTGAGCCTGGCCCTACTCGGCAAGCTCGCCGGCGTCGGCGTGGCCCTGCTGGTCCTGCTGTTCGCGCTGATCATCGCCGGCATCATCATGGCCTATGGCGAGGAAGGGACGCGCAGCGCCAGGCAGATCGCCTCGCGCGTGTTTGGCCCGGAGCGCGGCCCGCGGCTGGCCATGCTGTGCACTGCCACCATCCGAGCGGTGGCGCAGGGCGTGGTTGGCATCGCCTTCATCCAGATGCTGCTGATCGGCGTCGCCTTTGTGGTCAAGGGCATTCCCGGCGCCGGCCTGCTGGCGCTGGCGGTGCTGCTGCTCGGCATCATGCAGCTGCCGGCGACGCTGATCACCATCCCGGTGATTATTTTTGTTTTTGCCACCGAGGGTGCCAGCGTGGCGACCATCGTCTTTGCCGTCTACACCTTTGTCGCGGGACTGGCCGACAACGTGCTCAAGCCGCTGATGCTCGGCCGCGGCGTGGACGTGCCGATGCCGGTGGTGCTGATCGGCGCGCTGGGCGGGATGGTGACAGGCGGCGTCATCGGGCTGTTTATCGGTCCCGTGATGCTGGCCGTGGCCTACCGGCTGTTCTGGCAGTGGGTCGAAGACCAGCCGCCTCCGCAGCCTGCGCAGCCGGTGCCCGAATCGATCGAGCAGACCGCGGAATAG